From Andrena cerasifolii isolate SP2316 chromosome 12, iyAndCera1_principal, whole genome shotgun sequence, a single genomic window includes:
- the LOC143375359 gene encoding uncharacterized protein LOC143375359, translated as MKAIVKKTTPGPLRQAIQQNVSIDEKTKNLYGDIQNVPSHVFGEHKECAQLEYFCDGKNKENERNIVPELMKIGVYQDVKEILRPLLAHAESLLYNTNNNVVESLNAIIAKYIGGKRLNFAERGSYTGRCAAAIMEYNSNQMHSRLNAVMRKKTPEVVRQMEEKKKKEKEKRAAKQKETKAARYVRKQLPSQKDSDYGQNAQKPDMPSEMYELEREKHMQMLSDWQEKRHAIEDETIGQAKNRKWLQYRSKLLTASNFGQVCRRQPDTLCANAVKSFLYPKIISAPAVEYGKECEKIACEELKKQYTDIAECGIFIDSCIPFLGASPDGIIGQEGIVEIKCLKSAENFSPEEAIEKVPAFRRMFTRKTGISMNKTHHYFYQVQGQLHITDRKYCIFCVWTPKGLKSIKIETDDAFWKREMEPKLVQFYLECMLPELVDSRHNRCMPIREPQFILAERAKEKSKSLKKRKRSHSENSETIASVRPRTAV; from the exons atgaaagcaattGTGAAGAAGACTACAcctggaccattgagacaagCT ATACAgcagaatgtatcaatcgacgagaaaacgaagaatttgtatggcgacatacagaatgttccgagccacgtgtttggtgaacacaAAGAGTGTGCACAATTAGaatatttttgcgatggaaagaataaagagaatgaaagAAACATCGTTCCAGAATTGATGAAAATTGGGGTGTACCAGGACgtaaaagaaatacttcgtccactgtTAGCTCATGCagagagcttactctataacACTAATAATAACGTTGTGGAAAGTTTAAACGCGATAATTGCCAAGTACattggcggaaaaagattaaatttcgccgaaagaggatcaTATACAGGAAGATGTGCTGCTGCTATCATGGAGTACAACAGTAATCAAATGCACTCGCGATTGAATGCGGTAATGAGGAAGAAAACACCCGAGGTTGTTcgccaaatggaagaaaagaagaagaaagaaaaggaaaagagagctgcgaaacagaaggaaacgaaggccgcgcgatatgtacgcaagcaattgccctcgcagaaagattctgattatggacaaaatgcacagaagccagacatgccatcaGAAATGTAtgaactggagcgggaaaagcatatgcaaatgctcagtgactggcaagagaaaagacatgccattgaagatgaaacaatcggacaagcaaagaaccgcaaatggttgcagtacaggtccaaattgttgacagcatccaattttggacaagtgtgtCGTCGCCaacctgacacgctttgcgcaaatgCAGTAAAATCATTTCtgtatccgaagataattagtgcacccgcggtggaatacgggaaagaatgcgagaaaaTTGCttgcgaagaattgaagaagcaatatacagatattgcagaatgtggaattttcatcgacagctgcatccccttcttaggagcttcaccaGATGGtatcatcggtcaagagggtattgtggaaatcaaatgcctcaaatcagcggagaacttttCGCCGGAAGAAGCGATTGAAAAAGTACCTGCTTTCCGGCGCATGTTCACACGTAAAACAGGTATTTCAATGAAcaaaacgcatcactatttttatcaagtaCAAGGTCAGTTACAtattactgacagaaagtactgtatattttgcgtTTGGACCCCGAAGGGGCTGAAAtctataaaaatagaaacagatgatgcgttttggaaaagagaaatggagccaaaactggttcaattttatttagaatgcatgctacccgaattagtagatagtcggcacaataggtgcatgccTATTCGGGAGCCTCAATTTATATTAGCAgaaagagcgaaagaaaaatccaaaagcttgaaaaagcgaaaaaggtctcaCTCCGAAAATAGTGAAACTATTGCATCGGTCCGGCCTCGCACCGCGGTGTAA
- the LOC143375358 gene encoding LOW QUALITY PROTEIN: uncharacterized protein LOC143375358 (The sequence of the model RefSeq protein was modified relative to this genomic sequence to represent the inferred CDS: substituted 2 bases at 2 genomic stop codons) has protein sequence MGEFTQVERQLLDQSARLISREEYLAWEERCNECIESLEEHSRVKRPRLSIGVQQSLVARIAQLEGPKYSLRGRFVHEGAGHSSTGLLWREIGTAFDSRVLTGAVLNSNYIEPRNFLQDAETIVLEHVRGALRKHQNLKVNTVFNGEFVAGDKHACKSINTRNCELFGTSDLQEWYQRCIIEPTLASLEEFQVRDSGWALLQIHNLIVNVNKYNPLRAGCHFKLPREILMKKATISVXSEENACFAWAVVAALHPAERNPHRPSSYPHYTLVLNLQGIEFPMSTKQIVKFEGLNNNSINVYSFEKKKKKGSTVFPLRLTSQKRDXHVNLLYTPNQEHGDVGHFVWIKNLSRLVSAQLSKKKAKKFICDLCMHYFGSAEKLEAHTVDCREMNDCAILLPSQDNNFLSFDGYDRKERLPFVVYADLECILEKTENVQKDAGEHKLCTYQKHKVHSIGYYMHCSYDASLSAYRYHRDVDCVSWFVKELKNFANFAKPILANNVPLEKLTKDQWRAFHSAKHCHICEKPFEADDKRVHDHCHLTNGLEAPRIRSAI, from the exons atgggagaattcacgcaagtagaacgtcaattgttggatcaatctgcgcgattgatttcacgcgaagagtacctcgcgtgggaagaacggtgcaacgagtgtatcgaatcgttggaagaacacagccgagtgaaacgcccgcgattatcgatcggtgttcagcaatcgctggttgctcgaatcgcgcagctcgaaggaccaaaatattcgttgcgcggacgtttcgtgcatgaaggtgccggacattcgagcacaggacttttgtggcgcgaaataggcactgcgttcgatagtcgcgtattaactggtgcagtattaaattcgaattatatcgagccgcgcaactttctccaggatgcggagaccattgtgctggagcatgtacgaggcgccttgaggaaacatcagaacctcaaagtgaacactgtgttcaacggcgaatttgtggcgggggacaagcatgcttgtaaaagcatcaatacccgaaactgcgaactcttcggtacatccgatctacaggagtggtaccaacgatgtatcatcgaacccaccctggcatcgttggaagagttccaggtacgcgacagcggatgggcacTATTACAAATCCACAATTTGATTGTCAACgtgaataagtacaatccgctgcgcgcagggtgccacttcaagttgccgcgggaaatattgatgaagaaagctaCAATTAGCGTGTGATCCGAGGAAAACGCCTGCTTCgcgtgggcagtggtcgcagctctccatcccgccgaaagaaaccctcatcggccaagttcatatccacattatacattggtgctaaatctccagggcattgagtttccaatgtctacgaagcaaattgtaaagtttgaAGGGTTGAACAACAACTCCATCAACGTCTATAGCttcgagaagaagaagaagaaggggtcAACAGTCTTTCCGTTGcgcctcaccagccaaaagagggattgACACGTCAACCTGCTCTACACGCCAAATCaagagcacggcgatgtagggcactttgtatGGATCAAGAACTTGTCCCGGCTGGTGAGCGCACAGCTGAGCAAGAAGAAggcaaagaaattcatctgtgatcT atgcatgcactactttggatccgccgagaagttggaggcccacacAGTGGATTGCCGAGAGATGAACGACTGCGCCATTCTGCTGCCTAGCCAGGACAACAATTTTCTCAGTTTCGATGGCTACGACAGGAAGGAAcgactccccttcgtggtgtacgccgatctagagtgcatcctagagaaaacggagaatgtccagaaggatgcgggggagcacaaattgtgcacataccagaaacataaggtgcacagtattggctattatatgcattgctcgtacgatgcatcgttatcagcatatcgatatcatcgcgatgtggattgcgtttcttggttcgtgaaagagctgaaaaattttgcaaacttcgctaAACCCATCCTGGCCAATAATGTTCCCTTGGAAAAGTTGACGAAAGACCAGTGGAGGGCATTTCACAGCGCGAAGCATTGCCACATTTGTGAAAAGCCATTCGAGGCTGATGATAAACGAGTGCATGATCATTGCCATCTAACGAACGGTTTAGAAGCCCCGCGCATtcgaagtgcaatttaa
- the LOC143375453 gene encoding uncharacterized protein LOC143375453 — protein MILLFHNFGLAFCDCLYTSEMASSSFSRPEILDRRLFVSRLAPYTKKEKLMEIFHPYGVEHVVVLRKTSGNNAFVTFKSIDGAKKALAAADVGIICHKRKLRVLMADSWHSTKLIPPRPDVNPFPGFDLRERIPLPIECISKIANYLPFADRSRLEMVSRRWRLGSLASYHGLRHIDLNDWCWPNAWEGTIVSTKSFYWFLKRAGSQLKSIRIDEEPLAKCLRPQVISIAIRSCPELQAIDLTAVTIRPSTLRDLESGAPRLTCLKLGKCEGPVDPELFKVLALAGILKSFCVTNTDITGKSLPAINKNLETFSLHRCEQLKPSNLATTLQGLRNLNYLKISICKNLIDHSILQALINNSDLQTTLTTLELHFCGFEEPMPEMEMEEGNEAVERGDFAELELGPVEMAVSFPSKYRSITALSLTFCGWVASGLVSEIGLYMGEVTSLNLSGCTNIKGEFVLEPLRKLEKLKILNINYMHPTVSGWMLQFLKGLVEVHCRESQGITDEDICGLLRQCPEIVTIDVESCPTVSKTVLDCAYEVVTLGERTGPIHLYVGGTTITRYTRYKPNHHLRVMHDLIYEPLFKPT, from the coding sequence atgattttgttatttcataattttggtCTTGCTTTCTGTGACTGTCTGTACACTAGCGAAATGGCATCGTCCAGTTTCTCCCGGCCAGAGATTCTCGatcggcgtctcttcgtcagCCGTTTGGCGCCGTACACCAAAAAGGAGAAACTGATGGAGATATTTCACCCGTATGGAGTTGAACATGTGGTGGTGCTGCGGAAGACATCAGGGAACAATGCTTTCGTGACATTTAAGTCTATAGACGGAGCAAAGAAGGCTTTGGCTGCGGCGGACGTAGGAATAATATGCCATAAGAGGAAGCTAAGGGTGCTGATGGCGGACTCGTGGCACAGCACCAAGTTAATTCCCCCACGACCTGACGTGAACCCATTCCCTGGGTTTGATTTGCGTGAACGGATTCCACTCCCAATAGAATGCATCTCTAAAATTGCCAACTATTTGCCGTTTGCTGACAGGAGCCGTCTAGAGATGGTCTCTAGAAGGTGGCGACTCGGAAGCCTCGCCTCGTATCACGGTCTTCGCCATATCGACCTGAATGACTGGTGCTGGCCAAATGCATGGGAAGGGACGATAGTGAGCACTAAGTCATTTTACTGGTTCCTGAAGAGAGCAGGTAGTCAGCTAAAGAGCATACGGATAGATGAAGAACCATTGGCAAAATGTTTGAGACCCCAAGTTATCTCCATTGCCATAAGAAGTTGTCCAGAACTGCAAGCAATAGATCTAACTGCTGTGACGATCCGGCCATCGACCTTGAGAGACCTGGAGTCGGGGGCACCACGTCTTACTTGCCTCAAACTGGGGAAATGTGAGGGTCCCGTGGATCCTGAACTCTTTAAGGTCCTGGCCCTAGCAGGAATTCTAAAGTCTTTCTGTGTTACGAATACGGACATCACTGGGAAGTCCCTTCCGGCaatcaacaaaaatttagaaacattttctctCCACCGATGCGAACAATTAAAACCTTCAAACCTAGCAACCACTCTTCAAGGGTTGCGGaatctgaattatttaaagatcagtatatgtaaaaatttaatagaccATAGTATTTTGCAGGCGTTAATTAACAACTCAGACCTGCAGACGACCCTAACAACCTTGGAGTTGCACTTCTGTGGTTTCGAGGAGCCCATGcctgaaatggaaatggaggaaGGCAACGAGGCAGTTGAAAGGGGAGATTTTGCCGAGCTGGAGCTGGGCCCGGTAGAGATGGCTGTCTCTTTCCCCTCAAAATATCGGAGTATAACAGCCCTGAGTCTTACCTTCTGCGGATGGGTTGCTTCTGGCCTTGTCTCGGAGATTGGCCTATACATGGGGGAAGTAACATCTTTAAATCTGAGTGGTTGCACAAACATCAAAGGAGAATTCGTTCTGGAACCACTCCGGAAAttggaaaaactaaaaatcctaaatatcaaCTACATGCATCCGACTGTCAGTGGGTGGATGCTACAATTCCTCAAGGGCTTGGTAGAGGTCCACTGCAGAGAAAGCCAAGGTATCACTGATGAGGACATTTGTGGCTTGCTACGGCAGTGTCCAGAAATAGTCACAATTGATGTGGAGAGCTGCCCAACCGTCAGTAAAACCGTACTGGACTGTGCGTACGAGGTGGTGACGCTCGGTGAACGGACGGGGCCAATACATCTGTATGTCGGAGGCACCACGATTACGCGATACACGCGGTACAAACCTAACCATCATCTGCGCGTCATGCACGACCTAATATACGAACCCCTATTTAAACCCACTTAA